The Miscanthus floridulus cultivar M001 chromosome 7, ASM1932011v1, whole genome shotgun sequence genome includes a region encoding these proteins:
- the LOC136467321 gene encoding uncharacterized protein gives MQVFIGIQDLLDQPNPADPAQTDGYHLFIQDPTDYKRRVRLQAKQYPALFLLVRAPPASMAVPPAASVPWPRRPPPEHADRHCPPRELAGPPSQDRETPAPAMDEPPAAHRSSPCLCICHNLLVGETPDECY, from the exons ATGCAGGTTTTCATCGGTATCCAGGACTTGCTAGATCAGCCAAATCCTGCTGACCCTGCTCAAACAGATGGCTATCACCTTTTTATCCAG GATCCTACAGACTATAAGAGGCGTGTTAGACTGCAAGCGAAGCAGTATCCGGCATTG TTTTTATTGGTCCGAGCTCCTCCCGCCTCCATGGCTGTGCCGCCGGCCGCCAGCGTTCCGtggccgcgccgcccgccgccggAGCACGCAGACCGCCATTGCCCGCCGCGGGAGCTCGCAGGACCTCCGTCGCAGGACCGTGAGACGCCCGCCCCAGCCATGGACGAGCCTCCAGCCGCCCACCGAAGCTCACCCTGCTTATGTATTTGCCATAATTTGTTGGTAGGAGAGACACCAGATGAATGTTATTGA